The genomic DNA TTGCTGAAAATGTTGGTCCTGAAAATGCTTACTTTGCTGAATTAGCTGGAGCAATGAGAGCTATAGACATAGCCTACCAGAACAATTGGATGAACTTGTGGCTAGAGCTTGATTATGCTTTGGTGGTAAATGCCTTCAAAAACAATTCTGAGGTTCCTTGGAAGCTAAGAAACAGGTGGAACAACTACATCAACAAAACCAAGTCAATGACCTTCATTGCCTCACATGTGTTTAGAGAAGGATGAGAAGGAAATCAATGTGCTGACACTTTAGCAAACATAGGCTTAACTTCTACATTTTTAACTGTCCTGACTGTATCAAATCTTTTTTTGTGCAA from Medicago truncatula cultivar Jemalong A17 chromosome 8, MtrunA17r5.0-ANR, whole genome shotgun sequence includes the following:
- the LOC112417381 gene encoding uncharacterized protein, which gives rise to MAESSVEPRKEDDTDRISSLPDWVIKLEYDVRKASDCTTGPKMSQQAKVKLPGTTRNSDADCLLCFAENVGPENAYFAELAGAMRAIDIAYQNNWMNLWLELDYALVVNAFKNNSEVPWKLRNRWNNYINKTKSMTFIASHVFREG